One window of Leguminivora glycinivorella isolate SPB_JAAS2020 chromosome 9, LegGlyc_1.1, whole genome shotgun sequence genomic DNA carries:
- the LOC125229534 gene encoding histone-lysine N-trimethyltransferase SMYD5, with protein MSGFEIKTCNSKKGKAMFSTKNYEPGDIILEEDPLVSCQFAWNAAYKYIACDHCMRPLETPEQNVRRLSANPDMVLPHPDCYDMCLDNITSCDQCGVYYCSESCRQQAYAKYHRTICYDPNDLQHPIVVLLEAWKPLHYPPETTSIMLLVRILAYIQQSSDPSSAVATIKQFCHRTMNEDEEILHKLLGEQFVDQLNMLRELTANVVNGDAVQEFLTPDGFCSLMALVGTNGQGIGTSPLAMWVNSVVELTLSDDERRQLDVFLTRMYDKVQEESGSFLNTEGSGLFKLQSACNHNCAPNAESTFPYGNHRLQLKAVKPIRPGEEICISYLDECFLQRSRHSRQKELAQNYLFVCDCHRCLSECSQPECTSEEEMSEEDADD; from the exons ATGTCTGGCTTCGAAATAAAGACATGTAACAGCAAGAAG GGCAAAGCGATGTTTTCTACAAAGAACTACGAGCCAGGAGATATAATTCTGGAGGAGGACCCTTTAGTGTCATGTCAGTTCGCGTGGAACGCTGCATACAAATACATAGCATGTGATCATTGTATGAG GCCTCTAGAAACCCCCGAGCAAAATGTCAGACGTCTGTCAGCCAACCCGGACATGGTGCTCCCTCACCCAGATTGCTATGACATGTGTTTGGACAACATTACTAGTTGCGACCAGTGTGGAGTCTACTACTGCTCCGAGAGTTGTCGGCAACAAGCGTATGCAAAGTATCATAGGACCATATGCTATGACCCGAATGATTTGCAACATCCTATTGTTGTGCTGTTGGAGGCTTGGAA ACCGCTCCACTACCCACCAGAAACAACCAGCATCATGCTCCTAGTCCGAATACTAGCCTACATCCAACAGAGCTCAGACCCGAGCTCCGCCGTCGCAACAATCAAGCAGTTCTGCCATCGCACCATGAATGAAGACGAGGAGATTTTGCACAAACTGTTGGGAGAGCAGTTTGTGGACCAGCTCAATATGCTGAGGGAACTTACGGCTAATGTTGTAAATGGAGATGCTGTGCAAGAG TTCCTCACTCCTGACGGTTTCTGCAGCCTCATGGCGCTAGTAGGCACAAACGGGCAAGGCATCGGGACCAGCCCACTGGCCATGTGGGTCAACTCGGTGGTGGAACTGACACTCTCTGACGATGAGAGGCGGCAGTTGGACGTTTTCTTGACTAGGATGTATGATAAAGTGCAGGAAG AATCCGGCTCCTTTCTAAACACTGAAGGCTCTGGTCTCTTCAAGCTTCAGAGTGCCTGCAACCACAATTGCGCGCCGAACGCCGAATCAACGTTCCCTTACGGCAACCATAGACTACAACTGAAGGCTGTCAAACCCATTAGGCCCGGGGAGGAGATCTGTATCAGCTACTTGGACGAATGCTTCTTGCAGAGGTCCAGGCATTCTAGACAGAAG GAGCTCGCCCAGAACTACCTATTTGTATGCGACTGCCACCGCTGTCTCTCCGAGTGCTCTCAGCCCGAGTGCACCAGCGAGGAGGAAATGTCCGAAGAAGACGCGGACGACTGA